A window from Culex pipiens pallens isolate TS chromosome 3, TS_CPP_V2, whole genome shotgun sequence encodes these proteins:
- the LOC120414495 gene encoding uncharacterized protein LOC120414495 has translation MADDDTKHGGDNRVDTTTGDIRAPTSLDNRPFRSHLDGALQQFGSQQPDKIVTTKYLERYRRIDLDAFVNDFATKSEECVYARMGDCAEFVQVTNWCELMQSAGLKDTCNNELALAMKVIANTEQFPEVKNANGVDFRLLYLNLSNMMLGHPVQEMNEATAKVLKEVYEETWSQLRQSDNNENAALLRNRLQNILPPMSSVPVSSSNAALDVLFADSNLNPLQLPVEKLFTSKE, from the exons ATGGCCGACGACGACACGAAGCACGGCGGTGACAACCGGGTCGACACGACCACCGGTGACATCCGGGCGCCAACCAGCTTGGACAATCGGCCCTTCAGGAGCCATCTGGATGGGGCCCTGCAGCAGTTCGGGTCCCAGCAGCCGGATAAGATCGTCACCACAAAGTACCTGGAACGGTACAGACGGATCGATCTGGACGCGTTCGTGAACGATTTTGCCACCAAGTCGGAGGAGTGCGTGTACGCCCGGATGGGGGACTGCGCGGAGTTTGTGCAGGTCACCAACTGGTGCGAGCTGATGCAGTCTGCGGGGTTGAAGGACACCTGCAATAACGAGCTGGCGTTGGCGATGAAGGTGATTGCCAATACGGAGCAGTTTCCGGAAGTGAAAAACGCGAATGGGGTGGACTTTAGGTTGCTGTACCTGAATCTGTCCAACATGATGCTGGGCCATCCGGTGCAGGAGATGAACGAGGCCACGGCGAAGGTGCTGAAGGAGGTTTATGAG GAAACCTGGTCCCAGCTGCGCCAATCGGACAACAACGAGAACGCCGCCCTGCTGCGGAACCGCCTGCAGAACATTCTGCCCCCGATGAGCTCCGTTCCGGTGAGCTCGAGCAACGCCGCCCTGGACGTGCTATTTGCCGATTCGAATCTCAACCCGCTGCAACTGCCGGTGGAGAAGCTGTTCACCAGCAAAGAGTAG